caaagagagatcgatggaggaattgAAAGCTTACTTtattagaactctttgtacttgggccattgTGATGGACTTTAATGGTgtagattttcatgattttcttgtatctattgCTCATACTTAGTTAGGGCAACTATAAAACACTGCATcaggctttgcctattctttgattgatatattatatttacttataaaaaaaaaaaactaatagaaaACACACATTTACATATAATATGCATGATATAACTCAATCTTCCTTACTCGGACAAGACTAAACAACTCCTCCTGTTCAGCTTCCGGCACTTCATTCCAACGTGGGTAACCCATGTCAGCATAATGCTTGATGATCCATGTCACTTGTCCACTGAATATGTTTGCATTCTGGCATGACACCTTTGTGTCCCCATCCTTGATCAGCAATAGAATTGGCCCCATTTTCTAAAGCATATCAAATTTCATCATCTTTGCCCATCCACGGCCTTGTTTCTTACTAATAGATACTAAATTGACCAAATACAACACATAATTTTTCATTACTATATATGTGTAAAAACATATGTAAGCATGGACACACCAAGTAAGGATTACCTAAAATGCTAACAAACATTAAACTACCTGTAGTTTCCACCTGTTTTGGAAACTCTATTTCAAATATCACATCAGGTGGTTGGGTTGAGTCGTCTGATGATGAGGTGTCAATATCGTCTCTCAATGTAGGGCCATGTCTTAGTGGTGAATGCACATCTTATATAATTGGCCTGTGCACTAAAATCCCATCATTGAATCCCCCTCCTCGTCCACGTACTCCTCTTCTTATACACCGCACCATATCTATGTAACTGTAAGACCACTTTTTGCCCCACTTTAGTTTGCGAGAGTAATAaaagaattacacaaaatttgagTTATAGTCATTCTATCCTCTgctatttatgtttaaaaattaCCTTAAAATCAGACTGTCATGCCCATACTTGGGGGACGGACAGTTTTAGAAATTCAACACCAACATATATTTCAGCACATGTATTCATAGCAAACTGTTTAACAGGTATGAACCTTCCCTTAATGTTATAAGAATGCATGTAGAATAAACCTCGAATTTCCTCCACAGAAAATGTGTTTAGATATTTTACATTCTTTGCTCTCTATTTTGATTAGTTATGAcagtttattttatatgtgagcATTGTGTTAACTATGATTTTACTATACcatcttttgtatacttctatTGTAAGCATAATGTGCTATTTAATCTAACAAACCAAGGTTTAATCCATGGTTTTTTCCCAAGGTTAGAGGGGGATGGTAATGCCCCAATGATCATCTGGAAACTCAGTTTCATGTTAAATGGGCGTGTAAACCTTACCATATTAATTATGTGTAAAGGGTTTGCCATAATCAAATCAACCCATTAGCTTGAACTAGGGTTATCTTGAACTCCTTGTCTGTGGTCAGAATGggggtttgcttgtagaccacAAAGTCTACTAAGTTGGCTTGTAAGTAGTGCCAGCATTCTTTATGTCGAACGGCATGGCCTTATAGCAGTACATCATGTTTTATGGAGATTGAGCATTGATCTGAGTCACTCAAACTCAAGAGGGTTAGGGATGTTTAGTCTGATGGGACCAAATAAGTTAGGGCATAACGAGACATTTTTGGGGATCTTGCTATGTTGGTCTTCTCTCGAAGAGATTTGGTATAGTGCTCCcatttttcttctatagttGTGCGCGATAGTCGCACAAACTATTTGCCAGTATGAGCAAGAGAACATATTGAGAAATGCAAACATGGGGTCTTGCCTATTATGTGCGAGTAGGAGATTTAAGAAAGGGGCACCCATAGTGGGCACCCATTCCCCTTCTCCTGGGGGTTATGAAGTAAGGCACTTTATGAGCCTTGATAACTGGCCCTTAATGGCCAGCCGGGGGTTACACTTAGAGGGACTATGTAATAGACCCTCCCTGTTTGGATGAGATACGTGTGTAGCAAAAacataaatctctctctcagaaGAGTTCTTTCTAGTATCGACATTTAGACTGCGGAATATATGGGTATTTCTCTGGTTTTCTACCACGTAGCACACTCCACCATTGACGTGAAGATTTCCTATGAACAATGAATGACAGAGAATCAATGGAACAACCTCACTAGATCCAAGATATTTCTAATGAGATGATATTGTTTCCGCAGTATACTTTGATATAGTATTTCTAACAATAAATGATTTGAAATATTCTTAACATCTAATTGTATCCTAAGTTGCTCTACTAAAATTTTGGAGTTCaaaatatatgttaatattgaAACTTCTCTAAAACATAAGTGCTATTATCCAAGGAGAAAGATAAATTGAagagttattctattttcaaattGGTGTATAGAGTAGACTatcaatatcatttaaaaagtaaaatttgatttataagattcaaattttaaaatttttctttcaagtcAAATTATACCATGCAAGTACTTTACTAAGTGTATTATCCACGTcggtttataaatataatttctctaaaTTCAAAGACTTGaacccatttcttttttttttttttttttttttctcttttttcatcattttcacttCATAtccatttcaaaattaaaaattatatgtgcagtcatttttgtgtactcttttgcataggcctgttcatccgggttccgacccggaAATCTGGGTAGACCCAAACCGGAACCtggatttcaaatccgggctGGAGCCCGGACCGGATTAGTCCGGGTCATAAAtgggccgaaacccggatgaattcggatttttcaaaacccggattccgggttccggattgaacccggtttttttttttccccgtaTTAAAAGTCTAAatgtatatacaatattttcacatgtagctctaatttttttataaaaatcaaaaaaataaatttcattgtgcactttagaggttgaaaaacaaaaaagtaaacaTGTAGCTATGCatgtttcatttgtttgatGCAAAACATAGTCAAAGATGACCAAATACACACAGAAAAAAATATAGTCATAAAAACATAGTCAAAGCATAATATTTGTGTTCTAAAAATACTAGAtgcatctaaaaataaaataaaaaaaaatccaacattcatctatgcatgcatcataatGCAATCTACTACATATTCCATTATTtgctatatatacattacaaaatacaaaattacaagatataaattacaaaattacaatatataaattacaaaatcagaTGCATTTCCATCAATTATTTAATCTCCACACCAAATAGCAACTTCAAGTGAGTGGACCGAAAGAGAtcctgcaaaaaacaaaaacttgaatAAATCCATGGGTAGAGATATAGTTGGCTGAACAAGCATAATTTATGAGTGAAATAAAACAAAGTTGGCTTCTTTCTTTTGCAGTCCATCTAATCCtctaacttttaatttttggaaGGGAATTAAAGATACCCGAAATAATGccgataaaataaaatggtagGAGTCCTACTTatagtatttagtattattattttagttacAAGAATTTCATTCGCCTGAAGGTAAATAAATTCTTGGATTTGCCAGTACTGCAAAATTCTGAAGTGGATATATAGGAGGAGGAGGATGGAAAAGAGAGAATAACAGTGGGTGGGGGAGATGAGTCGAGACTCGTGACCAACAACATTGCTTAGCTAAACTGGAATAATGATTGGCGATGGGCATGTCCTGCCTTCAACCGGAAGAGCAAGCATAtcgtaattatatatatgtactacTTTATGTTATATCCCCACATAAAAGCTGATGATCTATAAAGTCTTCAAAAAGTGTCGATTCCATTATCTTGAATTGATCTAGACGCCTCTCATGAAAACACCCATATCATCCTTAAGGCCGCCGATGCGATCGATCGGGAAATCTTCCAAAGCCCTAGCCCTCCCAATTAACTCCCAATTAGATATGTAATTCTCACCATAGAAACAAGCCAATTAACATTTGAATCAAGTTTCATAATTGCTGAAGAATTATCAAGCCAGTCAtagccaaaaaaatatatatccacACTTTTCAGGCCAAGAAAAACAACCTATTTTTTATGCTGTTTATTGATCTACTATATTttctatcttataatattcaCCCATTGTATTTTCTCATTATAAAAACACCTgttgtatttttcatttggcCATATAAATTTTGTGCAGATTACATCAAAGCATATCTATTATTCTCCTCATTACATCCTAGGGTATAAGCACATGAACATGTATAAAAGATCCAATCTCCTAATAGAGAAAATTTAAATGGATTTAAATTATTCATCACTGTAATCAACATCAAGGACTCTGGATTTTTCTTCACGTTTCCTAAGATCTATCAAACTCATGACAGCATATACTTTATACCACCAAACATATAACAGCATCACGTTACCTCACTTCAACAATCAAGCGGGTAAAGCAAGTATATCGTAGGCACGAAAGTTAATAGAAGCCCAGATACTATATGTTATGAAATAACGAAACCCATGTGAAAAATGCTTGAACAGATCTAACAAAAAATAGCACATGTAATTCTTTGTCGGatcgatcgagagagagagagagagagagagagagagaagagactaCTTATCTAAAGTCCGCCGGCGGCGGCGAGAGAGATAGACGGCGGCGAAGCTTGAGGGCGAAGGCTAGGGTTACGTTCGGCGCTCGgacgagagagagggagagagagagagagagaagtgagaatcacaaagttttttttatatatatataaaccgggtACCGGGgtttaaatccggtacccggggTATAATACCCATAACCGGCCCGGATTGGGCCGGTTTTAATAATACGGATTTCGGCCcgggtcaaatccgggccgaaacccataaccggacacccggttatccgggttccgggccgggcCGAATTTTATCCGACCCGTATGAACAATCCTACTTTTGCATACTTCACTAATGTAATTTgtttaatgttaaaaaaattaatacaaccaatcatatcaatagagtgcacACAGAATATACAGAAGTAACTTTAACATTGCTCATTTGGTAAAATTTTCAAAGTGAGGAATTTCGGTTATTGTTAGagaataaatttatttgcatgactttttatttaataccaAGTAATTCGAACctttttataaatacaattGATCACAATAAGTAACGTGTTGCATGCCAGACTTTGTAAAACGTATTACTCACTATTAGAACCTTTATGGCTGATAACCTCTTAAGTGAATATATAGGAGTTAAGATTGTATAAAATGATGCGAAATTTTACAAGGTAAGCTCGCGTGGTGTTTGGGAAACAcgtttttgagaaaaataaaaatagctcaACGATGTTTTCATTCTGATTAGAAGTTGGGATTTTTATTGTGTATTTGTGTGAAAAGTTAGTTATTGTTTGGCAAACATATAGCCTAAGTACTTTTAAAGCTGTTACGATTGTTTTCATCATCATCTTACATGATATAATATTGTAGGATGTGACCTGTGAATATGCTCACAGGCAAGATAAACACGAAAGCAGCAATTCACAAAGGACCATACTGAAACCCCATCTTCCACTCCCAAAGTCATTTGGTACTCCACCTCCCATAATAACTCAATATAGTGCGcagagcctttttttttttttttttaaagaaaaataaaaacgaagAAAACCATATAGCTTTCAATATTTTCCTGATTTGTCTGGATCCTTGGCTCCTACCAATATGATTCGTAAGCTTCTATGTGCTATGCACAAAAGAAACAGAAGCCAGTAAGACTGCCAGATGCAAACAGCTTCCTTTCACATAAAAGCAGTCCGTCCACCCCTTCGACTATGCCTGTCGTATGCAGTGTTGAATTTGTCGACTAGTTCATTCATTGTGCTGTTGGAAAAATGAAAAGCCACAGTAAAACATAAATGGAAAAAAACTATGAtatcaatgaaaaataaataaaataaatgcctACCAAATCCAACTACTTCTCCTAACTACATACACCTGGCCCTAGTTTGCACTACCATATTAAGTATACACTATACAGGTATCATGCAGGGGAGATTGAAACTCCACACATCTAGCAAAAATCCGATTTGTTCTATAATTTAGTCATTGACCAAGCAGCCCATGGTTTTTAATAAATCTCAAGTCCTTTCTAACAGACACTTGTAATTATAAAGGTACTGCCTTTCAGTCTGGAAAGTCCTATCATAAGTTCTCGGCTGAAATCATCCAACTTcaatcttccttttttttttgggatccGTATCCAACTTCATTGTATCTTAAAGAAGCAAgataaaaactacataaaatttcaaaaccacCCATTACATATCCGAAAGGTTTTGAGTCCAATCCATGCAAAACTAGGAGTTATGTTCTATTACTACGGCATATGCTTGGTTCGTTTGGAGCCCAGACAAAGTCCTCTtctaaaaaaaagtcaacccaCTAGTCTGCCAGAGTTCAAGTTTTCGTTTTCTTTCATCACACCAAATAAATAATTGTGCACAACGCACCAATACTCATTTAAAgcacacaaaaaagaaaaaagtgcagTATAAGAATACCTACATACCTTGAGCAGTTGGTGAACATGGCCAGGTAAGTGATCAATAGTGTGTCATTGTATTCCTGTCAAAAGTGGGTGACCCACCGAAAGAAAAGTGAGGACAAAATCAATAATAGGATGAAGAGTAACTTAATCATTAATGTATGTgctaattatttattatcacaTGGATCCTCATAGAACAAATGTTTTTTCAAGTAAAAAGCAAAAATATTAAGGaacaagaaatatgaaaaagaagGCATTGTTTATGGCTATATCCTTTTTTTACAACTAAAATTTTAGTGGAACTCAAAAAGAGGTGCTACCCAGGTACATGgcaatatccaattattaggCACATATTAAAGGTGCCTTTAGGATTAGATATTTTGCCCATAATATTACGGCTACAAGTGACTTATCAGGAGGACCTGCTGCTTCTATCACCACAATGAGagaatttttataagtaaaataaaattttattgaattaaGTGAATAGGTGATGCTCAAGTACACAAGGAGTAAGAGAACAACTAGTTACAAATTTGGAGCTATCAATCGGAGAAAAATTTGTCAGCATGCATAAATACACTCCTTTATATAGACAGATTTTGGTTTATACTGTAAGCATGCCTTCTATCCCAACACAGATATCCCCAGTGCTTATCTTCATTGACATCCCAAAAAAGTGTATTTAGCACCTACCATCAAGAAGTCATCTTGAAATTTCTCTGATTCAATAGCTGGCAATCTTCTTAGAAGACTTGATACTTGTCTTAGCAGTGAATTCTCACACAGGATATCACCTGTATTTAGCAGTACCGAGTGTAATTAATAACCAACCTGGGTCTTTAACCGTAAAAGTCCAAGCAAGAGATTAATTTTGTTAATGTCTACTAGTGCCTATATGAACTCAGGAGTGACAGAAATACATTGAGAGGAAAAAACAGAGTAAAGAAGATCCCCAAAAGAAGTAAACACTAAAGTTTGCCTTCATAGCTAAAATGTGAGTTACATGGGGATATTTTTCCCTCTAGCGATCtgatataataatatttgtgGCCTTTGTTTAATCTTCCTTAGCTTTAAGAAGCTTAATTCCTGTTtgatatttaaatctcaaagtattccagttttaaataaaatagagatggATATACCTTTTTGCATTGCTAGAAGATAGTAATGAAGAACCCTGATTCTGCTATTCAGCATTTTGATGGCACTATGTATGCCTGTGAGGTGAGCAGCCACTGCAAACAAACCCGCATGCAATGATAGGTATCACAAAAGAAGATTCTTTTTGCCTTCTCAGAATAGATGGAAGCTTGCAAATAGCACACattttaatgaaacaataaacaTATCAATCTTTCTAAAATGCCCTTAGGTGGACCAAGAAAGGCAAGTTAAGAAAAAGGTGGGTTCAAATTTCAGGgtaaaaatggataaatgcttTTATTCTTGGGAACTTTTGTATATTTTGGGATAGCCAAAAAGGAAAGCACCTTAACTATTTTGAGACAGAAATTATATAACTAATTTCAACGGCCTATATTCTCCTCAAACAAGGTTTATCATAAACGTGTTTTGGGAAAATAATGAGGTGGGGCACTCACATTGAGTAGCTGCTGAACCTCCATCAGATGGTTTCAGATGTGCAACATGATCAACTGAAATACGTTCTGCTTCGACTGTCTATAAAGCACCACCGCAACACCACCAaccccccaccaaaaaaaaaataaagtgaatCGGTAACCCTATTGGTGGTATTTAGATCAAACCATGTAGATAGAATTAGCAGCCAAACCTCAATAGTGTAGTTTGAACGAACAAAAATAAGCTGTGGAATCCCATCTATGACATGCAGCTCTGAGTTTCAAACATCAAGACCCAAAAGAATAGAAAGGTTATCGCCTCAGTATAATTAGAAGTGAAAACCTAACAAGTCATCTTACTcagaaatacaaaaaaacatgaataaatcatgagattttaatgaaaaaaatgattgtaGGGAACCTACACGATCAAGAAAGCAGAAACACATTATTCAGCAGCGGAATAATTTCTGACCCAGGTCTCCAGCAGATAATTTGATTGTTCAGAATCAAACTAATTCTATGTTTGCAAATTTATATAGATAAGAAATGATGAGAAATGAAGGGGTGGGAAGAGAAAAAGATGATAAGAGAGATGTTGAGAATTGAAGTATAATTCTATTGTTTATATTTGCATATTCACAGCATTGCTCGCAGGAATTTTTCACAAGCAATAATGGGTAATGATGCAGGTTACATACCACTTTCATAAATAGTGACTGGGAGATCCTTTTGAGCATGATTAATTGAAGGATTGAGAAGAACATAAACAGGACTTTCGTTTATATCCATCAACTGTTACAAAAGAATGTTCATTGCGATTAACTAATAAAAAAGTGCATGTGTTGCAGTTTACACAGAAAAAATAACTTGACTGCACAAAGTATCTGCACACATACCATAACAAACTTTTCAATGAACAAGAAGGAAATATATAAacctaaccccccccccccccccccccccccaacccaaaaaaaaaactaacatatTGGAGGATAATGAAATTGCATTTCTTGAAGCTTGGTCTATAACAAAATCTGAATCGTATGCACATTAATGAGCTGCATTTAACCCAGATGGCAACACTAAGTAATCGAAATATAAAGATGCAAAAATCTAGTGTACTTGAGCAAGGCCtattcatcattcatcaataaattttttgttcaccaataaaaataaaaagatataaaatattgCAATGAAATTAACTGAAAGAAACTTACATTGCACAGAATCCAATTAATGCTCTGATCAATAAGATTGTAATACTTCAAGCAAAATCATAACTTCCTGTCCCCATCAATTGCTTTTCTAATCTATTTTCTCCTCCTGTGTTATTTTTCTCATTACTTTTtaatcttctttctcttctgttTTTTGGGTTTCCTTTTCAGTTTGGGCTTTTTTCTGTCTTGCTGGGATGGCGTTTGAGAAAAGTGTTTTGGTGGACTCGAATATTTTCACGTTTTCAGTCGTGAAGGAAGGGTTGTTGAATATTACTGAGAGAAGCAGGAAAGTTAGAAAAATTGTTATCATTGGCAAGGCGATGGCGAGATGGCTGGTTGTTGCTTTTGTTGAATTAGGAGATAGTCATTTCTACAAGTCGTGTAAAGGGAACCGAGCTTTTCTAGCACATCAATGTGTAAAATACTATGAGCACTGTTTGGTTATTATAGAGTATTGTTATGGTGGCAAGAAAGGCTTCATTATCATCCTTGAGGGTAAGGACGGGAAGGGACGGAGATGTTTTACCGAAAAGCTCAAGGTTTTGGGTCACGCGAACTCCTCTGTTTCTATCACCAATGACAGAGGAAGCTTTGATTATGGAGTTAAAGTTTAGGCTTGCAGTGGGGGTCAAGTTCCTTCTAAGGCCTCATTTGATTACACAgttcagataagatgagataagatgttttgttgaaagttgaataaaatattattataatataattttttaatattagttttgtttagagatttgaaaatgttgaattgtttattctattttgtgtggaaatttagaaaagttgtaataattatatgaggtgagataagatgagatagtttgctTTTATATAACCAAACCAGCTCTAAGTTGACGTTGTTAGGGGATAGATTGGGTGGTGAAGGGTCTTACATGGCGGTATTGTTGAAACCCATGCCTTTCTGACCATCTAGCTCCCAATGGATCAAAATAGAGGATCTTAGGGCTCTTGGGGCATGGTGGTGGCGGAGGTAGGTGGCAGAGCAGTAAAGACTATTGCCTTTCACAATAAAACTCTTGTTTCAACGGGTGCTGTTGATGTTTCCGAGGGAGGCTTGTCAAGTCGAGTAGAGAAAGAGTCACTGTTGGAGTTGGAGTTGAAGCTGGAACTGATCTAAATTAAAGAGAAGATCAACAATCTTATGTTGAGGATTGATAAGAAGATGGGCCTGGGGGAGCTTTTGGGCCGTAAGTCTATGATAGAGAAGCAGGAAGATGATCTCGAGGCAGTGAGCTTGAGTTTTACTAAAGGGGCCGGCATGCAGTGGAAGAGTCATATTTATTGTGGGTCTAATGTGAAGTCTCCAATGGGTTGTAATAAAGGGCCTAAACCTAGAGATTTGAAcaagggaaaacaaaaaaattggacCGGATATTCAGAAAACAACCTGGCCTGTGTTGGTGTTGCTGGTTAAGAACACTTTTGGGCCTATTTCAGGTTCAACCTTGAACAACCTTAGCCAAGCATCGACAAAAGCTCCTCTGGCACCGGGGTTGACATAGAACAGTTCGTCAGTTGTTTCCGTCCGTGGGATAAGTATCCAGTTGTCAGAAGATTCATCGATGGATTCTCCCGAGGTTTCACCGATGGTTTTGCCAGTATTTTCAAGTCGGAGGCATTACCTGAGATAGAATATGACAATGTTGATTTCTCCTCTCCTCGCTCTAATCTCGAGAATCTAATGGTAAGCTCAGAGTGCATTCTGGGTGCAGTATCGTAGTACGTGAGGAGGATCATCATTTTAGTTCGATGGTGGAGGATGATTTGAAGCTTTCAAGGGATGACTAGAGACTTGTTGAGATGTAGTTGCTTATATGAATATGGAGAATCTGATTTGTATTCATATCGAAAGAGAGAAGGTGGGTGATGATCCTATGTCGTTATGTACTCTACTGGGTGCTCTTCGAAATGGGTTCTTCAGAAAGTTCAAGAGTGCTTGGGGATTTCATGTAAGGGATTTGAAGACCAATTTAGGGCCTTCCTTATTGCCATTGAAGTGGGCCACCATTCGTCTTCAAAATCAACatcgaaaaaagaaagaattgaaGAGACTTGTACAATAAATTATTATGCAAAAGAGAGGAGTGTAAGTCGAGGAAGGAGTAAGGGACGGGCTTCAAGTCTTACTTTATTAAGCCTAAAATTCTTTCGTAGAATGTTAGGGGGCTAAATAACCGTAACAAGTGCCTTCGTGTTAAAAACTTACTTTGACAATGGAAGGTTGATATTATTTGCTTACAGGAAACAAAGTGATAGTTAGTTGATAGGAGAATCATCATAAGTTTATGGGGATACCCTTACGTGGGATAGGTATTCCTTGCTTCTAAGGGGGCCTCTGGTTGTACAATAGTGATGTGGACAAGAGGATTATGGAGCTTTTAGATGGGTGTATTGGCGAATATTAAGTGGCTTGTGTTTTTAAGAATGTGGAAGATGGGTTTGAATGGGTTTTTGCAGGCATTTATGGGCCTAATTTGGATAGTAGTAGAAGGCTTATGTGGGATGAGATTGCAGAGTTTATAGCTGGTGGGATGT
This Carya illinoinensis cultivar Pawnee chromosome 11, C.illinoinensisPawnee_v1, whole genome shotgun sequence DNA region includes the following protein-coding sequences:
- the LOC122281445 gene encoding COP9 signalosome complex subunit 6a; its protein translation is MASSSSSGLTFKLHPLVIVNISDHYTRVKSQMHPPIGPHANDNSNGTDGATSLPPPVPRVYGCVIGIQRGRTVEIFNSFELLYDPSTHSLDRSFLEKKQDLYKKVFPNFYILGWYSTGSDAQESDMHIHKALMDINESPVYVLLNPSINHAQKDLPVTIYESELHVIDGIPQLIFVRSNYTIETVEAERISVDHVAHLKPSDGGSAATQLAAHLTGIHSAIKMLNSRIRVLHYYLLAMQKGDILCENSLLRQVSSLLRRLPAIESEKFQDDFLMEYNDTLLITYLAMFTNCSSTMNELVDKFNTAYDRHSRRGGRTAFM